In Burkholderia gladioli, a genomic segment contains:
- a CDS encoding mechanosensitive ion channel domain-containing protein, with product MRQILIGWLLAIVVTAAHAAAPASAAPASAASGAVPPLTPQQAKQALAVLENTQQRAQFEATLRAIAAVGELSTPVPASAASAASAASAPPASAASAPAALQTNGLASQLVRQGSHWAAQIGNALRDSLRSLLDVGSVGSWWRSKLTHGDERADFMHFLQLILSALLPALAIEWFARRLLRRALAALAARRANGHHDESAESEADAKPATAAGAEAAPSIAAAEANATAPADDASQDARQSAHATRGRGHAQHHSTLLRRMPRALVSLALRAIPVLVFVGAATLAMSMLTEDDTPPANAISALIDIYVICRVVAIVTRLFLQPDAPNLRLLHMSDRWAVFTQQWIRRIGLVVGGCAAVVETAANFGLSEAGHLALLKAVALVGHVMVSILILQCSRPVAARIRAHAAGNPSVTVLGNALADAWAPAAVFIVMALWFVWALDVHNGYHVLFALGGRTIAVMIGMRIVSIIVFGALARLFQRRDSERGTLVHRHAYRYYPLARQIVSGVIGIVTLVLLLQIWGVPVLRAFEAGTIGHRLASALVTIAIAAAVALLVWEAANIAIERRLDSWTQQGNLVRAARLRTLLPMLRSLLFVMIALVVVLTGLSELGVNVGPLLAGASIFGVALGFGSQKLVQDFITGIFLLMENAMQVGDWVTLAGVSGTVEYLSIRTVRLRAGDGSLHTVPFSSVSTVNNTNRGLGNAAVKVSIQYGEDVDLAVATLKEIGAALREDPQYKDGILSDFSYWGIDSVDGAAIAMSGQIQCKDSTRWGVQREFNRRIAETFRDRGIRIANPQRNVLAREAHDGAIPEDADPATPAERESGKPAGAPADTPPPERG from the coding sequence ATGCGACAGATCCTGATCGGCTGGCTGCTGGCCATCGTCGTCACCGCGGCCCATGCGGCCGCGCCCGCCTCCGCGGCGCCGGCCTCGGCCGCCTCCGGCGCCGTGCCGCCGCTCACCCCGCAGCAGGCCAAGCAGGCGCTCGCGGTGCTCGAGAACACGCAGCAGCGCGCGCAGTTCGAGGCCACCTTGCGCGCCATCGCGGCGGTCGGCGAACTGAGCACGCCGGTACCCGCCAGCGCGGCCAGCGCCGCTTCCGCGGCAAGCGCGCCACCGGCATCGGCGGCCTCCGCGCCGGCCGCGCTCCAGACCAACGGCCTGGCCTCGCAACTGGTGCGCCAGGGCTCGCACTGGGCCGCGCAGATCGGCAATGCGCTGCGCGATTCGCTGCGCTCGCTGCTCGACGTCGGCTCGGTCGGCAGTTGGTGGCGCAGCAAGCTCACCCACGGCGACGAACGCGCCGACTTCATGCATTTCCTGCAGTTGATCCTGAGCGCGCTGCTCCCGGCGCTGGCGATCGAATGGTTCGCGCGGCGCCTGCTGCGACGCGCGCTGGCGGCGCTGGCCGCGCGCCGTGCCAATGGCCATCACGACGAAAGCGCCGAATCCGAGGCTGATGCCAAGCCAGCCACCGCCGCCGGCGCCGAGGCCGCGCCCTCGATCGCCGCCGCCGAGGCGAATGCCACCGCCCCCGCCGACGACGCAAGCCAGGACGCCCGACAAAGCGCCCACGCCACCCGCGGACGCGGCCACGCCCAGCACCACAGCACCCTGCTGCGGCGCATGCCGCGCGCGCTGGTGAGCCTGGCGCTGCGGGCGATCCCGGTGCTGGTGTTCGTCGGCGCGGCGACGCTGGCGATGTCGATGCTGACCGAGGACGACACACCGCCGGCCAACGCGATCAGCGCGCTGATCGACATCTACGTGATCTGCCGCGTGGTGGCGATCGTCACGCGCCTGTTCCTCCAACCCGACGCGCCGAACCTGCGCCTGCTGCACATGAGCGATCGCTGGGCCGTGTTCACGCAGCAGTGGATCCGCCGCATCGGGCTGGTGGTGGGCGGCTGCGCGGCGGTGGTCGAGACGGCCGCCAACTTCGGCCTCAGCGAGGCGGGCCACCTGGCCCTGCTCAAGGCCGTCGCGCTGGTGGGCCACGTGATGGTGTCGATCCTGATCCTGCAGTGCAGCCGCCCGGTGGCGGCGCGCATCCGCGCCCACGCGGCCGGCAATCCGTCGGTGACGGTGCTCGGCAACGCGCTGGCCGATGCCTGGGCGCCGGCCGCGGTGTTCATCGTGATGGCGCTGTGGTTCGTCTGGGCGCTCGACGTGCACAACGGCTACCACGTGCTGTTCGCGCTGGGCGGGCGCACCATCGCCGTGATGATCGGCATGCGGATCGTCTCGATCATCGTGTTCGGCGCACTCGCGCGGCTGTTCCAGCGGCGCGACAGCGAACGCGGCACGCTGGTGCATCGCCATGCCTATCGCTACTACCCGCTGGCGCGCCAGATCGTCTCCGGCGTGATCGGCATCGTCACCCTGGTCCTGCTGCTGCAAATCTGGGGCGTGCCGGTGCTGCGCGCCTTCGAGGCCGGCACCATCGGCCACCGGCTCGCCTCGGCCCTGGTGACGATCGCGATCGCCGCGGCGGTGGCGCTGCTGGTCTGGGAAGCGGCCAATATCGCGATCGAGCGCCGGCTCGACAGCTGGACCCAGCAGGGCAACCTGGTGCGCGCCGCGCGCCTGCGCACCCTGCTGCCGATGCTGCGCTCGCTGCTGTTCGTGATGATCGCGCTGGTGGTGGTGCTCACCGGGCTGTCGGAACTGGGCGTCAACGTCGGGCCGCTGCTGGCCGGCGCCAGCATCTTCGGGGTCGCGCTCGGCTTCGGCTCGCAGAAGCTGGTGCAGGATTTCATCACCGGCATCTTCCTGCTGATGGAGAACGCCATGCAGGTGGGCGACTGGGTCACCCTGGCCGGCGTGTCGGGCACCGTCGAATACCTGTCGATCCGCACCGTGCGGCTGCGCGCCGGCGACGGCTCGCTGCACACCGTGCCGTTCAGCTCGGTGTCGACCGTCAACAACACCAACCGTGGCCTGGGCAACGCGGCGGTGAAGGTCAGCATCCAGTACGGCGAGGACGTCGACCTGGCGGTGGCCACGCTCAAGGAGATCGGCGCGGCGCTGCGCGAGGATCCGCAGTACAAGGACGGCATCCTGTCGGACTTCAGCTACTGGGGTATCGATTCGGTGGACGGCGCGGCGATCGCGATGTCCGGGCAGATCCAGTGCAAGGACTCGACGCGCTGGGGCGTGCAGCGCGAATTCAATCGCCGCATCGCCGAGACCTTCCGCGATCGCGGCATCCGCATCGCCAACCCGCAGCGCAACGTGCTCGCGCGCGAGGCGCACGACGGCGCGATACCCGAGGATGCCGATCCGGCCACGCCGGCCGAGCGCGAATCGGGCAAGCCGGCCGGCGCGCCCGCCGACACGCCGCCGCCGGAACGTGGCTGA
- a CDS encoding biotin-dependent carboxyltransferase family protein, giving the protein MSIEVIRPGALSSFQDLGRGGYQHLGVPANGAMDERAHRLANALVGNAPGEATLEITLTGPTLRFHRAAVIAVCGADLDAWLDEQPLPRERAVVAPVGSTLSFERRRSGVRAYLAVRGGFELAMPMGSASTALRAGYGGHRGRALRRGDTLTMRERYPSFRERPGYGEVFAPGVLRAAGEPLRVVAGREWARFTPHAQAALLDTVYRVSPQSDRMGYRLEGLPLNLLEPFEAASEALSCGTVQVPPDGQPIVLMADRQTTGGYPKIAQVCSVDLPRLAQTLPGESIAFERVELAEAQRLALDQARGFDTWERRDAH; this is encoded by the coding sequence ATGAGCATCGAGGTGATCCGTCCCGGCGCGCTCAGCTCGTTCCAGGACCTGGGGCGCGGCGGCTACCAGCATCTGGGCGTGCCGGCCAACGGCGCGATGGACGAGCGCGCGCACCGGCTCGCCAACGCGCTGGTCGGCAACGCGCCCGGCGAGGCCACGCTCGAGATCACGCTGACCGGCCCCACGCTGCGCTTTCATCGCGCCGCCGTGATCGCCGTGTGCGGCGCCGACCTCGACGCCTGGCTCGACGAGCAGCCGCTGCCGCGCGAGCGCGCGGTGGTCGCGCCGGTCGGCAGCACGCTGAGCTTCGAGCGCCGCCGCAGCGGCGTGCGCGCCTACCTGGCGGTGCGCGGCGGCTTCGAGCTGGCGATGCCGATGGGCAGCGCCAGCACCGCGCTGCGCGCCGGCTACGGCGGCCATCGCGGCCGCGCGCTGCGCCGCGGCGACACGCTGACGATGCGCGAGCGCTATCCCTCGTTCCGCGAGCGCCCCGGCTACGGCGAGGTGTTCGCGCCCGGCGTGCTGCGCGCGGCGGGCGAGCCGCTGCGTGTCGTCGCCGGCCGCGAATGGGCGCGCTTCACGCCGCACGCGCAAGCGGCCCTGCTCGACACCGTGTATCGCGTGAGCCCGCAGTCGGATCGCATGGGCTACCGGCTCGAAGGCCTGCCGCTGAATCTGCTCGAACCGTTCGAGGCAGCCTCCGAGGCGCTGTCCTGCGGCACCGTGCAGGTACCGCCCGACGGCCAGCCGATCGTGCTGATGGCCGACCGCCAGACCACCGGCGGCTACCCGAAGATCGCCCAGGTCTGCTCGGTGGACCTGCCGCGCCTGGCGCAAACCCTGCCGGGCGAATCGATCGCCTTCGAACGGGTCGAGCTGGCCGAGGCGCAGCGCCTGGCGCTGGACCAGGCGCGCGGCTTCGACACCTGGGAGCGGCGCGATGCGCACTGA
- a CDS encoding MFS transporter has protein sequence MLNASTAELPAAAADAASTASSRAIARKAALAAAAGTAIEYYEFGVYGYMAALIGPLFFPADNPTAALLSILAIFGSAFLMRPIGGIVLGRLGDRVGRRAVLLVTVLGMGIATAAVGLLPTAATAGVAAPVALLLARLAQGFFSGAEVTGAATYLAESAPRGRRGFYGAFTPVGVAIGGALAATVCGLTTALVGAEQMHAGGWRIPFLAALPLVLLSALIRKRVDESVAFRQSAARHETVKAPLSELFAHHRAALLKVFLISLGQNAGYWVGFIFMNIYLTSYLKYDKASVFTLMAVISLAMAALMPLWGGLSDRIGRRRVLLVGFAGYIALIFPMMVLMNQQSFALAALAMFVVALPMPAVQSVGYPTYAEQFPTRVRYTGMAFSFNFGAMLGGGVTPYLATALIGSTGNLMSPAFLMVGALVIGGLALLRMRETADAALE, from the coding sequence ATGTTGAACGCAAGCACGGCAGAGCTCCCGGCGGCAGCGGCGGATGCCGCCAGCACCGCCTCGTCCCGCGCCATCGCGCGCAAGGCCGCGCTGGCGGCCGCCGCGGGCACGGCGATCGAATACTACGAGTTCGGCGTCTACGGCTACATGGCCGCGCTGATCGGGCCGCTGTTCTTCCCGGCCGACAATCCCACCGCCGCGCTGCTGTCGATCCTGGCGATCTTCGGCAGCGCCTTCCTGATGCGGCCGATCGGCGGCATCGTGCTGGGGCGGCTGGGCGACCGCGTGGGCCGGCGCGCCGTCTTGCTGGTGACGGTGCTCGGCATGGGCATCGCCACCGCGGCGGTGGGCCTGCTGCCGACCGCCGCCACCGCCGGCGTGGCCGCGCCGGTGGCGCTGCTGCTGGCGCGCCTCGCGCAGGGCTTCTTCTCCGGCGCCGAGGTGACGGGCGCGGCCACCTATCTCGCCGAATCGGCACCGCGCGGCCGACGCGGCTTCTACGGCGCCTTCACGCCGGTGGGCGTGGCGATCGGCGGGGCGCTGGCCGCCACCGTCTGCGGGCTGACCACGGCCCTGGTCGGCGCAGAGCAGATGCATGCCGGCGGCTGGCGCATCCCGTTCCTGGCGGCGCTGCCGCTGGTGCTGCTGTCGGCGCTGATCCGCAAGCGCGTGGACGAATCGGTGGCGTTCCGCCAGTCGGCCGCGCGCCACGAAACCGTCAAGGCGCCGCTCTCCGAGCTGTTCGCGCATCACCGCGCGGCCCTGCTGAAGGTGTTCCTGATCTCGCTGGGCCAGAACGCCGGCTACTGGGTCGGCTTCATCTTCATGAACATCTACCTGACCAGCTACCTGAAGTACGACAAGGCCAGCGTGTTCACCCTGATGGCCGTGATCAGCCTCGCGATGGCGGCGCTGATGCCCTTGTGGGGCGGGCTGTCGGATCGCATCGGCCGGCGCCGCGTGCTGCTGGTCGGCTTCGCCGGCTACATCGCGCTGATCTTCCCGATGATGGTGCTGATGAACCAGCAGAGCTTCGCGCTGGCCGCGCTGGCGATGTTCGTGGTGGCGCTGCCGATGCCGGCCGTGCAGTCGGTCGGCTACCCCACCTACGCCGAGCAGTTCCCCACCCGCGTGCGCTACACCGGCATGGCCTTCAGCTTCAACTTCGGCGCGATGCTCGGCGGCGGCGTGACGCCCTACCTGGCCACCGCGCTGATCGGCAGCACCGGCAACCTGATGTCGCCGGCCTTCCTGATGGTGGGCGCGCTCGTGATCGGCGGCCTGGCCCTGCTGAGGATGCGCGAGACGGCCGACGCCGCGCTGGAATGA
- the pxpB gene encoding 5-oxoprolinase subunit PxpB, with the protein MRHSLPAQPAPADGATRWTLAPSGERLLIVDLHAPDLRRANLAARRAAAAIGAARLPFVLDIVPAMATVGVHYALERVPFTRADGSPYVALERLIGACLTEAWQAGAGHADEAEAGRVIEIPICYGGLHGPDLAGVAQACGITESEVIRRHSASLVDVMMLGFAPGHPYLGLLDPALAVARRATPRTSVASGSVGLANRQSVIYPSMLPGGWNVIGRTPLTLFDATRETPCLVAAGDRVRFVPIGEDEFRAANEHLPRKAA; encoded by the coding sequence ATGCGCCACTCACTCCCCGCCCAGCCCGCGCCCGCCGACGGCGCCACGCGCTGGACGCTCGCGCCCTCGGGCGAGCGCCTGCTGATCGTCGACCTGCATGCCCCGGACCTGCGCCGCGCCAACCTGGCCGCGCGTCGCGCGGCCGCCGCGATCGGCGCGGCGCGCCTGCCCTTCGTGCTCGACATCGTGCCGGCGATGGCCACCGTGGGCGTGCACTACGCGCTGGAGCGGGTGCCCTTCACGCGCGCCGACGGCTCGCCCTACGTCGCGCTGGAACGCCTGATCGGCGCCTGTCTGACCGAGGCCTGGCAGGCCGGCGCGGGCCATGCCGACGAGGCCGAGGCGGGCCGCGTGATCGAGATCCCGATCTGCTACGGCGGCCTGCACGGCCCCGATCTGGCCGGCGTGGCCCAGGCCTGCGGCATCACGGAATCCGAAGTGATCCGCCGCCACAGCGCGAGCCTGGTGGACGTGATGATGCTCGGCTTCGCGCCGGGGCACCCCTACCTCGGCCTGCTCGATCCGGCGCTGGCGGTGGCGCGGCGCGCCACGCCGCGCACCTCGGTGGCCTCGGGCTCGGTGGGCCTGGCCAATCGCCAGTCGGTGATCTACCCGAGCATGCTGCCCGGCGGCTGGAACGTGATCGGCCGCACCCCGCTGACGCTGTTCGACGCCACCCGCGAGACGCCCTGCCTGGTGGCGGCAGGCGACCGCGTGCGCTTCGTGCCGATCGGCGAGGACGAATTCCGCGCCGCCAACGAACATCTCCCGAGGAAGGCCGCATGA
- a CDS encoding CoA-acylating methylmalonate-semialdehyde dehydrogenase: MNAYNDRSDVEHFIGGQRTAGHGQRSQPVYNPATGDIARTLRLGDTRDVDAAVASAKQAFAGWSNTPPIRRARVMLRFLELMNQRRDELAAIITAEHGKVFSDAQGEVSRGIDVIEFACGIPQLLKGDYTEQVSTGIDNWTTRQALGVVAGITPFNFPCMVPCWMFPVAIAAGNAFILKPSERDPSAALFMAGLLKEAGLPDGIFNVVQGDKEVVDALLAHRDVKAVSFVGSTPIANYIYETGAKHGKRVQALGGAKNHMVVMPDADLDAAVDALIGAGYGSAGERCMAISVAVLVGDVAEKIVPRLAERARTLKIGDGMNAESEMGPIVTRQALERIEGYIGLGVEEGAELVVDGRGHKVAGHEHGFFTGGTLFDHVTPEMRIYKEEIFGPVLACVRVKDMGEAIDLINAHEFGNGVACFTRDGHVAREFGRRIEVGMVGINVPIPVPMAWHGFGGWKRSLFGDMHAYGEEGVRFYTRQKSIMQRWNESIEKGAEFAMPTAK, translated from the coding sequence ATGAACGCCTACAACGATCGCAGCGACGTCGAACACTTCATCGGCGGGCAACGCACCGCCGGCCACGGCCAACGCTCGCAGCCCGTCTACAACCCGGCCACCGGCGACATCGCCCGCACGCTGCGCCTGGGCGACACGCGCGACGTGGACGCCGCGGTCGCGTCGGCCAAGCAGGCCTTCGCCGGCTGGAGCAACACGCCGCCGATCCGCCGCGCGCGCGTCATGCTGCGCTTCCTGGAACTGATGAACCAGCGCCGCGACGAGCTGGCCGCGATCATCACGGCCGAGCACGGCAAGGTGTTCAGCGACGCGCAGGGCGAGGTCTCGCGCGGCATCGACGTGATCGAGTTCGCCTGCGGCATCCCGCAACTGCTCAAGGGCGACTACACGGAGCAGGTCTCGACCGGCATCGACAACTGGACCACCCGCCAGGCGCTCGGCGTGGTGGCCGGCATCACGCCGTTCAACTTCCCCTGCATGGTGCCGTGCTGGATGTTCCCGGTGGCGATCGCCGCCGGCAACGCCTTCATCCTCAAGCCCAGCGAGCGCGACCCTTCGGCCGCGCTGTTCATGGCGGGCCTGCTCAAGGAAGCCGGGCTGCCGGACGGCATCTTCAACGTGGTGCAGGGCGACAAGGAAGTGGTCGACGCGCTGCTCGCGCATCGCGACGTCAAGGCCGTCAGCTTCGTCGGCTCGACCCCGATCGCGAACTACATCTACGAGACCGGCGCCAAGCACGGCAAGCGCGTGCAGGCCCTGGGCGGCGCCAAGAACCACATGGTGGTGATGCCCGATGCGGATCTCGACGCGGCCGTCGACGCGCTGATCGGCGCCGGCTACGGCTCGGCCGGCGAGCGCTGCATGGCGATCTCGGTGGCGGTGCTGGTGGGCGACGTGGCCGAGAAGATCGTGCCGCGCCTGGCCGAGCGCGCCCGCACGCTGAAGATCGGCGACGGCATGAACGCCGAGTCGGAAATGGGCCCGATCGTCACGCGCCAGGCGCTGGAGCGTATCGAAGGCTATATCGGCCTGGGCGTCGAGGAAGGCGCCGAGCTGGTGGTGGACGGCCGCGGCCACAAGGTGGCGGGCCACGAGCATGGCTTCTTCACGGGCGGCACGCTGTTCGACCACGTCACGCCCGAGATGCGCATCTACAAGGAAGAGATCTTCGGCCCGGTGCTGGCCTGCGTGCGCGTCAAGGACATGGGCGAGGCGATCGACCTGATCAACGCCCACGAGTTCGGCAATGGCGTGGCCTGCTTCACGCGCGACGGCCACGTGGCACGCGAGTTCGGCCGCCGCATCGAGGTGGGGATGGTCGGCATCAACGTGCCTATCCCGGTGCCGATGGCCTGGCACGGCTTCGGCGGCTGGAAGCGCAGCCTGTTCGGCGACATGCACGCCTACGGCGAGGAAGGCGTGCGCTTCTACACGCGCCAGAAGTCGATCATGCAGCGCTGGAACGAGAGCATCGAGAAGGGCGCGGAGTTCGCGATGCCGACCGCGAAGTAA
- a CDS encoding LamB/YcsF family protein, with product MRTELDFNSDLGESFGVYRLGNDAAVLPHVSSANIACGFHAGDPRSIARTVKAARAAGAAIGAHPGYPDLVGFGRREMQLSAEELYEITVYQVGAVKAFAEAAGSRLSHVKPHGALYNLAARRREIAEPLCAAVRDVDPGLIFYGLAGSALVEAARDAGLAVAQEVFADRTYQDDGTLTPRSDPRALITDIDISIRQVFEMLREGVVTSVNGVAVPIQADTLCIHGDQPGAALFAQRIRAALDAAGIAVRPPGARLPATATG from the coding sequence ATGCGCACTGAACTCGACTTCAACAGCGACCTGGGCGAAAGCTTCGGCGTCTACCGGCTCGGCAACGACGCGGCCGTGCTGCCGCACGTCAGCTCGGCCAACATCGCCTGCGGCTTCCACGCCGGCGACCCGCGCAGCATCGCCCGCACCGTGAAGGCGGCGCGCGCGGCCGGCGCCGCGATCGGCGCGCATCCCGGTTATCCCGACCTGGTCGGCTTCGGCCGCCGCGAGATGCAACTGAGCGCCGAGGAACTCTACGAGATCACCGTCTACCAGGTCGGCGCCGTGAAGGCCTTCGCCGAGGCGGCCGGCTCGCGGCTCTCGCACGTCAAGCCGCACGGCGCGCTGTACAACCTGGCCGCGCGCCGCCGCGAGATCGCCGAGCCGCTGTGCGCCGCGGTGCGCGATGTCGACCCGGGCCTGATCTTCTACGGCCTGGCCGGCTCGGCGCTGGTGGAGGCCGCGCGCGACGCCGGGCTGGCGGTGGCGCAGGAGGTGTTCGCCGATCGCACCTACCAGGACGACGGCACGCTCACGCCGCGCAGCGATCCACGTGCGCTGATCACCGACATCGATATCTCGATCCGGCAGGTGTTCGAGATGCTGCGCGAAGGCGTGGTCACCTCGGTGAACGGCGTGGCCGTGCCGATCCAGGCCGACACGCTCTGCATCCACGGCGACCAGCCCGGCGCCGCGCTGTTCGCACAACGGATCCGCGCCGCGCTCGACGCGGCCGGCATCGCGGTGCGCCCGCCGGGCGCGCGCCTGCCGGCCACCGCCACCGGCTGA
- a CDS encoding LysR family transcriptional regulator, which translates to MPSESIESLWAHLHWLTVLADQGSYTAAAGRLGVSKAAVSLKIAELERAAGVPLVQRTTRSVRLTEAGRHLVDETRPLYERIAQSFSGVRDTAEVVRGSLRVSAPVALARQQLVPRLAEFRRRHPEVRIQLDVSDRLVSLATEGYDLAIRHSASAPETHVAWQLCRTVSLLVATPAYLAARGRPGHPDELAGHDCLFYPRSHDSAAWTFERAGTRRQRAARVTVPIAGPFCANNSEVLRDAALDDLGIALLPDFSAVAALQAGTLVRVLPEWRPVGVFAEQLLAVRPYATHVPRVVTAFVAYLREAFAEGFGEAGEGA; encoded by the coding sequence ATGCCGAGCGAATCCATCGAAAGCCTGTGGGCCCACCTGCACTGGCTGACCGTGCTGGCCGACCAGGGCAGCTACACGGCCGCGGCGGGCCGCCTGGGCGTGAGCAAGGCCGCCGTGAGCCTGAAGATCGCCGAACTCGAGCGTGCCGCCGGCGTGCCGCTGGTGCAGCGCACCACGCGCAGCGTGCGGCTCACCGAGGCGGGGCGGCATCTGGTGGACGAGACGCGGCCGCTCTACGAGCGCATCGCGCAGAGCTTCTCCGGCGTGCGCGATACCGCCGAGGTGGTGCGCGGCAGCCTGCGCGTGAGCGCGCCGGTGGCGCTGGCGCGCCAGCAACTGGTGCCGCGCCTGGCCGAGTTCCGGCGCCGCCATCCCGAGGTGCGGATTCAGCTCGACGTGTCGGATCGGCTGGTGTCGCTGGCCACCGAGGGTTACGACCTGGCGATCCGCCACAGCGCCTCGGCGCCCGAGACGCACGTGGCCTGGCAGCTGTGCCGCACCGTGTCGCTGCTGGTGGCCACGCCCGCCTATCTCGCCGCGCGCGGCCGGCCGGGCCATCCCGACGAACTGGCCGGCCACGACTGCCTGTTCTACCCGCGCAGCCACGATTCGGCGGCCTGGACCTTCGAGCGCGCCGGCACGCGCCGCCAGCGCGCCGCGCGCGTCACGGTGCCGATCGCCGGACCGTTCTGCGCCAATAACAGCGAGGTGCTGCGCGACGCGGCGCTCGACGATCTCGGCATCGCGCTGCTGCCCGATTTCTCGGCGGTGGCCGCGCTGCAGGCCGGCACGCTGGTGCGCGTGCTGCCCGAGTGGCGGCCGGTGGGCGTGTTCGCCGAGCAGTTGCTGGCGGTGCGGCCCTACGCGACGCATGTGCCGCGCGTGGTGACGGCCTTCGTGGCCTATCTGCGCGAGGCCTTCGCGGAAGGGTTCGGCGAGGCGGGCGAGGGCGCCTGA
- a CDS encoding hydroxymethylglutaryl-CoA lyase translates to MAATGRGTPGGGFGDASGVPLPARVRIVEVGPRDGLQNEATLVATATKVELVERLADAGLGHIEAAAFVSPRRVPQMADGAEVLRALPRREGVVLSALVPNRRGLEAALAARCDEVAVFAAATEAFSRANIECSIAESLARFVPVIEAAREAGVPVRGYVSCVMGCPYQGEVAPAQAAAVAGELYRMGCHEISLGDTVGRGTPLATRRLVEACAREVPLAALAGHFHDTWGMAVANVCAALAAGIAIFDASVAGIGGCPFSPGATGNLASEDLAYLCEGLGIETGVDLARLVEAGEFISRALGRPGASRVGQAWRARHAAGAAACA, encoded by the coding sequence ATGGCGGCGACTGGGCGCGGTACGCCGGGCGGCGGCTTCGGTGACGCAAGCGGCGTGCCGCTTCCGGCGCGCGTGCGCATCGTCGAGGTGGGGCCGCGCGATGGCCTGCAGAACGAGGCGACGCTGGTTGCGACCGCAACCAAGGTCGAGCTGGTCGAGCGGCTGGCCGATGCCGGGCTCGGGCATATCGAGGCGGCTGCCTTCGTCTCGCCGCGGCGCGTGCCGCAGATGGCCGACGGCGCCGAGGTGCTGCGCGCGCTGCCCCGTCGCGAGGGCGTGGTGCTGTCGGCGCTGGTGCCGAACCGGCGCGGGCTGGAGGCGGCACTCGCGGCGCGCTGCGACGAGGTCGCCGTGTTCGCGGCGGCCACCGAGGCCTTCTCGCGAGCCAATATCGAATGCTCGATCGCCGAGAGCCTCGCGCGCTTCGTGCCCGTGATCGAGGCGGCTCGCGAGGCGGGCGTGCCGGTGCGCGGCTACGTGTCCTGCGTGATGGGCTGCCCGTACCAGGGCGAGGTCGCGCCGGCGCAGGCGGCGGCGGTGGCGGGCGAGCTGTACCGGATGGGCTGTCATGAGATCAGCCTCGGCGACACGGTCGGGCGCGGCACGCCGCTCGCCACCCGGCGCCTGGTGGAGGCCTGCGCGCGCGAGGTGCCGCTCGCGGCGCTGGCCGGGCATTTCCACGATACCTGGGGGATGGCGGTGGCGAACGTCTGCGCGGCGCTGGCGGCCGGCATCGCCATCTTCGACGCCTCGGTGGCGGGAATCGGCGGCTGCCCGTTCTCGCCGGGCGCGACCGGCAATCTCGCCAGCGAGGACCTGGCCTATCTCTGCGAGGGGCTGGGGATCGAGACCGGGGTGGACCTGGCGCGGCTGGTCGAGGCCGGCGAATTCATCTCGCGCGCGCTGGGGCGGCCTGGTGCCTCGCGGGTGGGGCAGGCCTGGCGAGCGCGGCACGCGGCCGGTGCGGCGGCCTGCGCCTGA
- a CDS encoding putative hydro-lyase, producing the protein MNTIDSGALRASPDAPALDTPRAARLAFRAGYDGNTSGAAPGHAQGNLVILPAAWADDFAAYCRANPTPCPLIGMTEPGSPLLPALGEDLDLRRDLPRYRVWRDGVLVDEPREIASLWRDDFVGFVIGCSLSFEHALEQAGLRVRHVDERKVVPMYRSAIPTVPAGPFRGPTVVSMRPYTAEQTAIAFEVCARLPGAHGAPLHVGDPAAIGIADVSRPDEGEPTEIRAGEQPVFWGCGVTPQAAVIEARPPICITHAPGYMLVCDPLVEDLRLV; encoded by the coding sequence ATGAACACGATCGACTCCGGCGCCCTGCGCGCCTCGCCCGATGCACCCGCGCTCGACACGCCCCGCGCCGCGCGGCTGGCGTTCCGCGCCGGCTACGACGGCAATACCAGCGGCGCCGCGCCGGGCCACGCGCAAGGCAACCTGGTGATCCTGCCGGCCGCCTGGGCCGACGACTTCGCCGCCTACTGCCGCGCCAACCCGACACCCTGCCCGCTGATCGGCATGACCGAGCCGGGCAGCCCGCTGCTGCCCGCGCTCGGCGAGGATCTGGACCTGCGCCGCGACCTGCCGCGCTATCGCGTCTGGCGCGACGGCGTGCTGGTCGACGAACCGCGCGAGATCGCGTCGCTCTGGCGGGACGATTTCGTCGGCTTCGTGATCGGCTGCTCGCTGTCCTTCGAACATGCCCTGGAGCAGGCCGGGCTGCGCGTGCGGCACGTCGACGAGCGCAAGGTGGTGCCGATGTACCGCAGCGCGATCCCGACCGTGCCGGCGGGGCCGTTCCGCGGGCCTACCGTGGTCTCGATGCGGCCCTACACGGCCGAGCAAACCGCGATCGCCTTCGAGGTCTGCGCGCGCCTGCCTGGCGCGCACGGTGCGCCGCTGCATGTCGGCGATCCGGCCGCGATCGGCATCGCCGACGTGAGCCGCCCCGACGAAGGCGAGCCCACCGAGATCCGTGCCGGCGAGCAGCCGGTGTTCTGGGGTTGCGGCGTCACTCCGCAGGCGGCCGTGATCGAGGCGCGCCCGCCGATCTGCATCACGCATGCGCCGGGCTACATGCTGGTCTGCGATCCGCTGGTGGAGGATCTGCGCCTGGTTTGA